The Nitrospira sp. genome window below encodes:
- a CDS encoding cell division protein ZapA yields MTKTIDVEIYGQRYAITGDGDDAYIRRLAHFVDDHMKHLAEGMKTTTPSKLAVLTAINLAHQLFESEKKRVQGEADVEQRMVTLMQSIDEQMPASLFR; encoded by the coding sequence TTGACTAAGACCATTGATGTAGAAATTTATGGCCAACGATATGCGATCACGGGAGATGGCGATGATGCCTATATCCGACGGCTGGCACATTTCGTCGACGATCATATGAAACATTTGGCGGAAGGGATGAAGACGACGACTCCATCGAAGTTGGCGGTGCTGACGGCGATCAATCTTGCCCATCAGTTGTTTGAGTCTGAGAAAAAGAGGGTCCAAGGGGAGGCCGATGTCGAACAGCGGATGGTCACGTTGATGCAATCGATCGATGAGCAGATGCCGGCCTCGCTCTTCCGATAA
- the rny gene encoding ribonuclease Y, translating into MTPISTSIVMYIMLSGIFGAVIGIGLFVLLRRRMTGAKQAEAEELAKQVVQNAQREAENVLKEARFEARNLAFQAKSEFEQEQKTKLGELSAMEKRLIQREGGLDGKLAAIEKREGESRKREVDFAKREEGLAAKESACAKAEREHREALERVAGMTADEAKKQLILEMESQARLDAVGIAKRTIEEARETAEREAREIITTSIQRVVRDYVSESTISVVPIPNDAMKGRIIGREGRNIRALEAATGIDLIIDETPEAVIISGFDPLRREIAKVSLERLMHDGRIHPTRIEEIVEKVKIDIDKLMYEEAEKITFELGLSDFHPELIKVLGRLKYRTSYGQNNLYHAREASYICGIMASELGLDVRLARRGALLHDIGKAVSHEEEGPHAMLGAEIAKKYGESPKIVNAIAAHHEQVDPICPESVLVAAAEALSAARPGARREALESYVKRLEKLESLATGHKGVQKAYAIQAGREIRVIVRQEDITDAESFQLSRELAKKIEQELTYPGQIKVTVIRESRYVEYAK; encoded by the coding sequence GTGACTCCCATTTCAACCTCAATTGTCATGTACATCATGTTGTCGGGGATTTTCGGTGCCGTTATTGGTATAGGGCTATTTGTGCTCCTGCGTCGTCGCATGACTGGTGCCAAGCAGGCTGAGGCGGAAGAGCTGGCCAAGCAGGTGGTGCAGAACGCACAACGAGAGGCAGAGAATGTTCTCAAGGAAGCCAGGTTTGAAGCCAGGAATCTCGCGTTTCAAGCGAAGTCCGAATTCGAGCAAGAGCAGAAAACCAAGCTTGGTGAACTTTCAGCGATGGAAAAGCGTCTCATCCAGCGGGAAGGAGGGCTTGACGGGAAACTCGCCGCCATAGAGAAGCGCGAGGGTGAGTCCCGGAAGCGGGAGGTGGATTTCGCAAAACGAGAGGAGGGGCTTGCGGCCAAAGAGTCTGCCTGTGCCAAGGCCGAACGCGAGCATCGCGAGGCGCTGGAACGGGTAGCCGGGATGACGGCCGATGAAGCGAAGAAACAATTGATCCTCGAAATGGAATCGCAGGCACGGCTCGATGCCGTAGGCATTGCCAAGCGAACGATCGAAGAGGCCCGTGAGACTGCGGAACGGGAAGCTCGAGAGATCATCACCACGTCGATTCAACGCGTCGTGCGTGATTATGTGTCGGAATCAACGATCTCGGTGGTTCCCATTCCAAACGATGCCATGAAAGGCCGAATCATCGGCAGGGAAGGACGGAATATCCGTGCCCTTGAAGCGGCGACGGGCATTGATTTGATCATCGATGAAACCCCTGAAGCAGTGATTATCTCGGGATTTGATCCATTGCGGCGCGAGATCGCCAAAGTGTCGCTGGAACGCCTGATGCACGATGGCCGTATTCATCCCACGCGAATCGAGGAAATCGTCGAAAAGGTGAAGATCGACATCGATAAGCTGATGTATGAGGAGGCCGAGAAGATCACCTTTGAACTGGGCCTTTCAGATTTTCACCCGGAGTTGATCAAAGTGTTGGGGCGCCTCAAGTATCGCACGAGCTACGGGCAAAATAACCTGTATCATGCCCGCGAGGCGTCGTACATTTGCGGCATCATGGCGTCGGAGTTGGGTCTCGACGTCAGATTGGCTCGGCGAGGCGCTTTGCTGCACGACATCGGCAAGGCGGTCAGCCATGAAGAAGAGGGGCCGCATGCCATGCTGGGGGCTGAAATCGCCAAGAAATACGGCGAATCTCCCAAGATTGTCAATGCGATTGCCGCACATCATGAGCAGGTGGACCCGATCTGTCCGGAGAGTGTCTTGGTGGCGGCTGCTGAGGCGTTGTCGGCGGCACGGCCCGGTGCGCGGCGGGAAGCGCTGGAGTCTTACGTGAAACGGCTGGAAAAGCTGGAATCGCTGGCGACCGGACATAAGGGAGTGCAGAAGGCGTACGCGATCCAAGCTGGGCGTGAAATTCGTGTCATTGTGAGACAAGAGGACATCACGGATGCCGAGTCGTTCCAGCTTTCACGTGAACTTGCCAAGAAGATCGAACAGGAGTTGACCTATCCGGGACAGATCAAGGTCACGGTCATCCGAGAAAGCCGATACGTGGAATACGCCAAGTGA
- a CDS encoding TIGR00282 family metallophosphoesterase, translated as MKILCIGDIMGEPGRRAVARTVPRLIGQHRIDAVIANGENLAGGFGVTPELAEELFEAGISVITTGNHAWDKKEVVGYFSREPRLLRPANYPAGVPGNGSVVIETAGGERLAILQLMGRVYMPTIDCPFQTAKRELSRLKRETSAIVVDMHAEATSEKMAMGHFLDGEVVAVVGTHTHVQTADEQILPKGTAYITDIGMTGPFHSVIGVKKELAIEKFLTGMPRRFEVASGLSVFCAVLLDLDPRLGKAVAFERIRLMD; from the coding sequence GTGAAGATCCTATGTATCGGGGACATCATGGGGGAGCCTGGGCGCCGGGCTGTCGCCAGGACGGTGCCTCGGCTGATCGGACAGCATCGTATCGATGCGGTCATCGCCAACGGGGAAAATCTGGCCGGAGGGTTCGGGGTCACACCGGAGTTGGCTGAAGAGCTGTTCGAAGCAGGCATTTCGGTCATCACCACCGGCAATCACGCCTGGGATAAGAAGGAGGTGGTCGGGTACTTTTCTCGGGAGCCCCGGTTGTTGCGTCCGGCGAATTATCCGGCGGGAGTCCCTGGAAACGGGAGTGTCGTCATTGAAACCGCAGGCGGCGAACGGCTGGCCATATTACAGCTGATGGGTCGGGTGTATATGCCGACAATCGATTGTCCGTTTCAGACGGCGAAACGCGAGTTGTCACGCTTGAAGCGGGAGACCTCCGCGATCGTGGTCGACATGCATGCGGAAGCCACATCTGAAAAAATGGCTATGGGTCATTTCCTTGATGGGGAGGTGGTCGCTGTCGTCGGGACGCACACGCATGTGCAGACTGCGGATGAACAAATCCTGCCGAAGGGCACTGCGTACATCACGGATATCGGCATGACGGGACCGTTCCATTCGGTGATCGGAGTCAAGAAAGAACTGGCGATAGAGAAATTTTTGACCGGCATGCCGAGACGATTTGAAGTCGCCTCAGGGCTCTCGGTGTTTTGTGCGGTCTTGCTCGACCTTGATCCGCGCTTGGGCAAGGCGGTAGCATTCGAACGGATCCGCCTCATGGATTAA
- the xseA gene encoding exodeoxyribonuclease VII large subunit, protein MRRRGLTNTHAHPSRIALDSTSRQILTVSELTTMVRASLETNFAELWLEGEISNLRAPASGHLYCTLKDQSSQIRAVIFRSAAVRLRFGLEEGLHVVVRGRLSVYEPRGEYQVILDHLEPKGRGALQFAFEQLKRRLEAEGLFDREGKQPLPMFPRTVGIVTSPTGAAVRDLITLLHRRCPILNIIIAPVQVQGPGSAEQITAAIQTLNKLGLVDVMIIGRGGGSMEDLWSFNDEAVVRAIAASRVPIVSAVGHETDVTLADFAADVRAPTPSAAAEIVAPLLTGIVERLSMLTARCRQVISSRCLEQHQRLELLLAQMDNLRFKVLKEVQRVDGAVAGMREAVRARLRRAMVNVHGWTQALAAKSPALQVHRDLVIVPQLRSRLIAAMNYGLKRKAEQTHAYIGRSHGLSPLAVLGRGYGILETMPGRRIIRDVGQVSVGEEILARLARGQLRCTVEEVGLDPLF, encoded by the coding sequence TTGAGAAGGAGAGGACTCACGAATACCCACGCCCATCCGTCCCGTATTGCGCTCGACTCGACATCGAGGCAGATTCTCACCGTCTCAGAACTGACAACCATGGTTCGGGCCTCCCTGGAAACTAACTTTGCCGAGCTGTGGCTCGAAGGGGAAATTTCGAACCTGCGCGCACCAGCTTCCGGCCATCTTTACTGTACACTCAAGGACCAGTCGAGTCAGATTCGGGCGGTGATCTTCCGTTCCGCGGCGGTTCGTTTGCGGTTCGGCCTTGAGGAGGGGCTGCATGTCGTCGTGCGGGGGCGGCTTTCGGTATATGAACCGCGAGGTGAGTACCAGGTTATTCTCGATCATCTTGAACCCAAAGGGCGGGGTGCCCTCCAGTTCGCGTTTGAGCAACTGAAGCGTCGCCTGGAAGCCGAAGGACTTTTCGATAGGGAGGGCAAGCAACCACTACCGATGTTCCCGCGGACCGTTGGAATCGTGACCTCGCCGACCGGAGCGGCAGTTCGGGATCTGATCACCCTGTTGCACCGTCGCTGTCCTATCTTGAACATCATCATCGCGCCTGTCCAGGTGCAGGGGCCTGGATCGGCTGAACAAATCACAGCAGCGATTCAGACCTTGAACAAACTCGGCCTAGTCGATGTGATGATCATCGGCCGAGGCGGTGGATCAATGGAAGATCTGTGGAGCTTCAACGACGAAGCGGTCGTACGAGCCATCGCTGCGTCACGGGTCCCCATCGTATCAGCTGTTGGACATGAGACCGATGTGACGCTGGCCGACTTTGCGGCAGATGTACGTGCCCCGACGCCGTCCGCTGCGGCCGAAATAGTTGCCCCACTGTTGACGGGGATCGTTGAACGGCTGAGCATGCTCACCGCTCGCTGTCGGCAAGTCATAAGCTCGCGATGCCTTGAGCAGCATCAGCGGCTTGAGCTTTTGCTCGCTCAGATGGACAACCTCCGGTTTAAGGTCCTCAAGGAAGTTCAGCGGGTGGATGGCGCCGTGGCAGGCATGCGAGAAGCAGTCCGCGCTCGGCTGAGGCGAGCGATGGTGAATGTGCATGGATGGACGCAAGCTCTGGCGGCGAAGAGTCCGGCGCTTCAAGTGCATCGGGATCTGGTGATTGTTCCACAGTTGAGGTCGCGTTTGATCGCTGCCATGAACTATGGTCTCAAGCGAAAGGCCGAGCAAACCCATGCCTATATCGGCCGATCTCACGGACTCAGCCCTCTTGCTGTTCTCGGTCGAGGTTATGGAATTCTCGAGACGATGCCTGGACGCCGAATCATTCGGGATGTTGGACAGGTCTCCGTCGGTGAAGAGATTCTGGCACGTCTGGCCCGAGGGCAGCTCCGATGCACGGTGGAAGAAGTCGGGTTGGATCCATTGTTTTAA
- the xseB gene encoding exodeoxyribonuclease VII small subunit: MAGVKFEQAMARLEAIVGELEKGDLPLDESLKIFEEGIRLSKNCLKVLEEAERKVEVLVQDTNGKKQLRAFTSDDNAVLGSAEDP; this comes from the coding sequence GTGGCTGGGGTGAAGTTTGAACAAGCGATGGCTAGACTGGAAGCCATTGTGGGGGAGTTAGAAAAGGGAGATTTGCCGCTCGATGAATCGTTGAAGATTTTCGAGGAAGGTATTCGGTTGTCGAAGAATTGTCTAAAAGTATTGGAAGAGGCTGAGCGAAAAGTCGAAGTGCTCGTTCAGGATACGAATGGGAAAAAACAGCTACGCGCCTTCACCTCCGATGACAATGCTGTACTAGGTTCGGCTGAGGATCCATAA
- a CDS encoding TlyA family RNA methyltransferase, translating into MLTAQGLVQSRDAAARKILAGEVKSNGAVIDKPSRLIPIDAVIEIMGGSKPFVSRGGEKLEAALGSGSIDPQGLICLDVGCSTGGFTDCLLQRGAARVYAVDVGYGQFDWRLRQDPRVVLIERTNIRHMPLSAVPEPIHLVVIDVSFISLTKVLPPITQFLRPEAHIIALIKPQFEVGKGQVGRGGVVRDDAQREEAAQRVLRFAREMGLQTVRTVASPVKGKKGNQEILAIFEYNISFRGM; encoded by the coding sequence GTGTTAACGGCTCAGGGATTGGTGCAGAGTCGAGATGCCGCAGCCCGGAAGATTCTTGCGGGTGAGGTCAAAAGCAACGGGGCGGTCATCGACAAACCGTCCAGGCTGATTCCCATCGATGCGGTCATCGAGATCATGGGAGGAAGCAAGCCGTTCGTCAGCCGAGGCGGCGAAAAACTGGAGGCGGCCCTGGGCTCAGGCTCGATCGACCCTCAAGGACTGATCTGTCTCGATGTCGGATGTTCAACCGGAGGGTTCACCGACTGTTTGCTCCAAAGAGGGGCTGCGAGAGTCTACGCGGTTGACGTGGGGTACGGTCAGTTCGATTGGCGGCTCCGGCAAGATCCACGCGTCGTACTGATCGAGAGGACCAACATTCGTCATATGCCTCTTTCTGCCGTCCCGGAACCGATCCATCTGGTCGTCATCGATGTCTCTTTTATTTCCTTAACCAAGGTTCTTCCGCCTATCACGCAGTTTCTCCGACCCGAGGCGCACATCATCGCCTTGATCAAGCCTCAGTTTGAAGTGGGTAAAGGTCAAGTCGGTCGGGGCGGCGTCGTGCGCGATGACGCACAGCGGGAGGAGGCCGCCCAGAGAGTGTTACGGTTTGCGAGGGAGATGGGATTGCAGACCGTGAGGACCGTTGCGTCGCCGGTCAAAGGGAAAAAGGGCAATCAGGAAATATTAGCAATCTTTGAGTACAACATATCATTTCGTGGTATGTAA
- a CDS encoding SDR family oxidoreductase, translating into MKVLVTGGAGFIGSHVVDRLVEEGHQVVVVDNLSTGKRKRVNRAASLYKTDITSWRLERVFRNERPNIVLHLAAQISVRRSVDDPVFDAQVNVLGTMNVLQQAVRYGCRKVVFSSSGGAIYGEQETFPAAEAHVTKPLSPYGISKLCGEHYLSYFQRTSGIPVVSLRYANVYGPRQDPEGEAGVVAIFIQKMLNGEQPIINGNGRQSRDFVFVEDVAEANLAAMGQDAHGVYNVGTGTETSVNELFRVLAGLTGSSAKEVHGPAKLGEQIRSVVDPSRIKQELGWEVKVDLAEGLKQTVEFFQGKSG; encoded by the coding sequence ATGAAAGTACTCGTGACGGGCGGCGCAGGTTTTATCGGGTCTCATGTGGTGGACCGCCTCGTTGAAGAGGGGCACCAAGTCGTCGTCGTCGACAATCTGTCCACCGGAAAGCGGAAGCGTGTCAACCGTGCGGCGAGTCTATACAAGACCGACATTACCAGCTGGCGTCTTGAACGGGTCTTTCGGAATGAACGGCCCAACATCGTCCTCCACCTTGCAGCTCAGATCAGCGTTCGCCGTTCGGTAGATGACCCGGTGTTTGATGCGCAGGTCAACGTCTTGGGAACCATGAATGTGTTGCAACAAGCGGTTCGGTATGGTTGCCGAAAGGTCGTGTTCTCCTCGTCCGGTGGCGCGATCTATGGTGAACAGGAGACCTTTCCTGCAGCTGAAGCTCACGTCACGAAGCCACTGTCACCCTATGGCATCAGTAAGCTGTGCGGAGAACATTACTTGTCCTACTTCCAGCGGACAAGCGGGATTCCGGTAGTCAGCCTACGGTACGCCAACGTGTATGGACCGCGGCAGGACCCAGAGGGGGAAGCAGGTGTCGTCGCCATCTTCATCCAAAAGATGTTGAACGGTGAACAGCCCATTATTAATGGAAATGGGCGACAAAGTCGTGATTTCGTGTTCGTCGAGGATGTGGCGGAAGCCAACCTGGCAGCCATGGGTCAGGATGCCCACGGAGTCTATAACGTCGGAACCGGGACCGAGACATCCGTAAACGAATTGTTCCGCGTGCTGGCTGGTCTGACCGGTTCCAGCGCCAAAGAAGTCCACGGACCAGCCAAGCTTGGCGAACAGATTCGCAGCGTGGTTGACCCGTCCAGGATCAAACAGGAACTTGGGTGGGAGGTCAAGGTGGACCTTGCGGAGGGGCTGAAGCAGACGGTGGAGTTTTTCCAGGGGAAAAGCGGATAG
- a CDS encoding rhodanese-like domain-containing protein: MSFTITPKELKTRIDKGDKLVLLDVREPWENQLAKLDNSILIPLGTLPNSLSKLDRTAEIIAYCHHGMRSGDATGFLLQQGFSNVKNLIGGIDAWSVQIDGAVPRY; encoded by the coding sequence ATGAGCTTTACCATTACGCCAAAGGAATTGAAGACTCGAATCGATAAAGGGGACAAGTTGGTACTCTTGGATGTGCGCGAGCCTTGGGAAAACCAACTCGCCAAGCTGGACAACTCTATCCTCATTCCACTCGGCACGCTGCCGAACTCCCTCTCCAAGTTGGACAGGACTGCCGAGATTATCGCCTATTGTCATCATGGGATGCGAAGCGGAGACGCGACAGGGTTCCTGCTACAGCAGGGATTTTCAAACGTGAAGAACCTGATCGGCGGGATCGATGCCTGGTCCGTCCAAATCGATGGGGCGGTCCCTCGATACTGA
- the aat gene encoding leucyl/phenylalanyl-tRNA--protein transferase: protein MNRHDLGFPPVDRASPEGLLAVGGDLSPERLLAAYRRGIFPWYNDDQPILWWSPDPRAVLFPDKLHISRSLKRSLRLDVFTATLDTSFRNVMEQCAGPRQQYPEGGTWITGDMLDAYTRLHELGYAHSVETWQDGRLVGGLYGVALGGAFFAESMFTRVDDASKVGLVRLVRQLQAWNFHLIDCQQFSPHVMRFGAEEIPRSDFITQLNQALTLPERRGRWKLETP from the coding sequence GTGAATCGGCACGATCTTGGTTTTCCCCCGGTTGATCGGGCATCCCCTGAAGGCCTCCTCGCCGTAGGCGGAGATCTGAGCCCGGAGCGGTTACTCGCAGCATACCGACGAGGCATCTTTCCCTGGTACAACGACGATCAACCCATTCTCTGGTGGTCGCCGGACCCTCGCGCTGTCCTGTTCCCCGACAAGCTCCACATCTCGCGTAGCCTCAAGCGAAGCCTTCGTCTGGATGTGTTCACAGCCACGCTCGATACCAGCTTTCGAAATGTCATGGAACAGTGCGCGGGGCCGCGCCAACAGTATCCCGAGGGAGGAACCTGGATTACAGGCGACATGCTGGATGCCTATACACGCTTGCACGAACTCGGCTATGCCCATTCCGTCGAGACATGGCAGGACGGTCGCCTGGTCGGCGGACTATACGGTGTGGCGCTCGGAGGGGCCTTCTTTGCCGAGTCGATGTTTACCAGAGTCGATGATGCTTCGAAGGTAGGGCTCGTCCGGCTCGTGCGTCAGCTTCAGGCCTGGAACTTCCACCTCATCGATTGCCAACAATTCTCGCCCCATGTCATGCGGTTCGGGGCCGAAGAGATTCCACGGTCGGACTTCATCACACAGCTCAACCAGGCGCTCACGCTTCCCGAGCGCCGAGGACGATGGAAGCTCGAAACGCCGTGA
- a CDS encoding IS1380 family transposase, whose protein sequence is MTHGQQALTFFNGHYDIWCYLPLVATLTFNDEAEQYLVAIVLRPGNSPAKQGASGLLRRLLRRLRRAFPKAALRVRVDGGFAGNDWLDFLEGERVEYVVGLASNARLERRAGKLLAEAWAMSKASGRTEHRYGETQYAAASWSEPRRVIMKAEVVRLPGRDPKCNPRFVVTNLKVPPAKVYAIYCQRGDMENRLKELHGGLALGRTSCSRFWANQFRVLLTTAAYVLLQELRRRAAGTGCAQAQVTTLRDRLLKLAVWVEGSVRRLVLHLPRTAPWHRTWRRLALAVGASPG, encoded by the coding sequence CTGACACACGGCCAGCAAGCGCTCACCTTCTTCAATGGGCACTATGATATCTGGTGCTACCTGCCGTTGGTGGCGACGCTGACCTTCAACGACGAAGCCGAGCAGTACCTGGTGGCGATCGTGTTGCGCCCGGGCAACAGTCCCGCCAAGCAGGGCGCGTCGGGCCTCCTGCGCCGGCTGCTCCGCCGCCTGCGGCGCGCGTTCCCCAAGGCCGCGCTGCGCGTCCGCGTGGACGGTGGGTTCGCCGGGAACGACTGGCTGGACTTCCTGGAAGGGGAGCGGGTTGAGTATGTCGTCGGGCTCGCCAGCAATGCGCGGCTGGAACGGCGGGCGGGCAAGCTGTTGGCCGAAGCTTGGGCCATGTCGAAGGCCAGTGGTCGGACTGAACACCGCTATGGGGAGACCCAGTATGCCGCTGCGTCGTGGTCCGAGCCTCGGCGGGTGATCATGAAGGCCGAAGTCGTCCGGCTGCCGGGACGGGATCCCAAATGCAACCCGCGGTTCGTGGTGACGAATCTGAAGGTGCCCCCGGCGAAGGTGTACGCGATCTACTGTCAGCGGGGCGACATGGAGAATCGGCTCAAGGAGTTGCATGGCGGCCTGGCGCTGGGCCGGACGAGCTGCTCGCGGTTCTGGGCGAACCAGTTCCGGGTGCTGCTCACCACGGCGGCATATGTCCTGCTGCAGGAGTTGCGGCGGCGCGCCGCTGGCACGGGCTGCGCCCAGGCCCAAGTGACGACCCTCCGCGACCGGTTGCTCAAGCTGGCCGTCTGGGTGGAAGGATCGGTCCGTCGACTCGTTCTGCACCTACCTCGCACGGCGCCGTGGCACCGCACCTGGCGCCGACTGGCCCTGGCCGTGGGCGCGTCGCCTGGGTAA
- a CDS encoding IS630 transposase-related protein, whose product MRCSSDLRQRVVDFVRSGGSKAEAARRFKVGEASVYRWLKPGGLAYKRPGPQRPHKLDWDALRRHVEVHPDRTQAERARHFQVSRHCIWNALHKLALTHKKKDRVPGARSAATETIPAPARAVLSPWQTTRPYR is encoded by the coding sequence ATGAGATGCTCATCAGATTTGCGCCAACGGGTCGTGGATTTTGTCCGGAGTGGTGGCAGCAAGGCCGAGGCGGCTCGGCGATTCAAGGTGGGCGAGGCCAGCGTCTACCGCTGGCTCAAGCCCGGCGGCCTAGCATACAAGCGTCCCGGCCCACAACGACCCCACAAACTGGATTGGGACGCCTTGCGTCGTCATGTGGAAGTCCATCCCGATCGGACACAAGCGGAGCGAGCACGGCATTTCCAGGTGTCCCGGCATTGCATCTGGAACGCACTCCACAAACTGGCGTTGACCCATAAAAAAAAGGATCGGGTACCAGGAGCGCGATCCGCAGCAACGGAAACAATTCCTGCGCCTGCGCGAGCGGTTCTTTCGCCGTGGCAAACGACCCGTCCATATCGATGA
- a CDS encoding IS630 family transposase yields the protein MRERFFRRGKRPVHIDECGFASSTARRYGYAPKGHRVDGLVSGQRRPRTSLIAARMDGRFEEPLLFEGTCDTVVFNTWLKTRLCPRLNAQHLVIMDNAAFHTSSETAALIEATGATLLFLPPYSPDFNPIEQDFAALKKRREYHETATLDQIVKAYS from the coding sequence CTGCGCGAGCGGTTCTTTCGCCGTGGCAAACGACCCGTCCATATCGATGAATGCGGGTTTGCGTCGTCGACGGCGCGGCGGTATGGGTACGCACCGAAGGGTCACCGCGTGGACGGCCTGGTCTCCGGGCAGCGCCGGCCACGGACCTCGCTGATTGCGGCCCGTATGGATGGGCGATTCGAAGAACCACTGCTGTTTGAGGGGACGTGCGATACGGTGGTCTTCAACACCTGGCTCAAGACGAGGCTGTGCCCGCGTCTCAATGCCCAGCACCTCGTGATCATGGACAACGCGGCCTTTCACACATCGTCGGAGACGGCGGCGCTCATCGAGGCCACCGGCGCCACGCTGCTGTTCCTGCCGCCGTACTCTCCCGACTTTAACCCGATCGAACAGGACTTCGCTGCCCTCAAGAAACGCAGGGAATACCATGAAACCGCTACCCTCGATCAGATCGTGAAGGCCTATTCATAA
- the istA gene encoding IS21 family transposase, which translates to MLYQELRASHEYIGSYETVKRGVAPLREGQLQAERALLRFETPPGQQSQIDWGQATVPFRAGPTVVHVFVLTLGFSRRGFYYACADERLAQFLEAHERAFAHFGGHTREHLYDRPRTVCYADETGRRLWNPTFKAFADYWGFEPRVCRPYRAQTKGKVESGVKYLKRNFLPGRTFVDLVDFQTQLDEWTATIADRRIHGTTHEEPLVRFARERNHLVPLADQRAFQQEARVSRIVAEDYLVSLATNRYSVPFRLIGQRVEVQRRGDTVHIFHRDQEIATHPVLPGQHQFRIQPEHGPGASARLARHRRSTVSDRSPRPDALPEVEVRDLAWYEAVCERTASQEGRP; encoded by the coding sequence ATTCTCTATCAGGAACTGCGAGCGAGCCACGAGTACATCGGCAGTTATGAGACGGTGAAGCGAGGGGTGGCGCCGCTGCGTGAGGGTCAGCTGCAGGCGGAGCGGGCCCTCCTCCGCTTTGAGACACCGCCGGGCCAGCAGAGTCAGATTGATTGGGGCCAAGCCACCGTGCCCTTCCGCGCCGGCCCGACGGTGGTGCACGTGTTCGTGTTGACGTTGGGGTTCAGCCGACGTGGGTTCTATTACGCCTGTGCCGATGAGCGGCTGGCGCAGTTTCTCGAGGCCCATGAACGGGCTTTTGCGCATTTCGGTGGCCACACGCGAGAGCATCTGTATGACCGACCGCGAACCGTCTGTTATGCGGATGAGACGGGGCGGCGGCTCTGGAATCCCACCTTCAAAGCCTTCGCCGACTATTGGGGCTTTGAGCCGCGCGTGTGTCGGCCCTATCGGGCCCAGACCAAGGGTAAGGTCGAATCCGGCGTGAAATATCTGAAACGGAACTTTCTGCCGGGACGAACGTTTGTCGATCTGGTGGACTTTCAAACCCAACTTGACGAATGGACCGCGACAATTGCCGACCGCCGCATCCATGGCACGACGCATGAGGAGCCACTCGTCCGGTTTGCGCGAGAACGCAACCACCTGGTCCCGCTGGCGGACCAGCGCGCCTTCCAGCAGGAGGCGCGCGTCTCACGGATCGTGGCCGAGGACTATTTGGTCAGCCTGGCGACGAACCGCTACTCCGTGCCCTTCCGGCTCATTGGTCAGCGGGTTGAAGTGCAACGACGGGGGGACACGGTCCACATCTTTCACCGTGACCAAGAGATCGCGACGCACCCGGTGCTCCCGGGCCAGCACCAATTCCGAATCCAGCCCGAGCACGGCCCTGGAGCCAGTGCGCGTCTCGCCCGCCACCGTCGGTCCACGGTGAGCGATCGGTCCCCTCGCCCCGATGCCTTGCCGGAGGTCGAAGTGCGGGATCTGGCCTGGTACGAGGCGGTGTGTGAGCGCACGGCGTCGCAGGAGGGGCGGCCATGA